A region from the Plutella xylostella chromosome 6, ilPluXylo3.1, whole genome shotgun sequence genome encodes:
- the LOC125491491 gene encoding uncharacterized protein LOC125491491 — protein MTMFSITTAAVNMLNSYLARFVGKRAIAIFLHLLGGICGLVLPWVHNSTASLIVFFFFQANLIAMGLTTGFTVEVYPTYLRAMAVCLTMMVGRGSSFLVISYVGVLMETHCDYTFYGFGLIVLSGAVVGMWLPSEEKPGSDSAGTDFSDTQWTVEQVKKF, from the exons ATGACGATGTTCTCTATAACAACCGCGGCAGTCAACATGCTCAACTCCTACTTAGCCCGATTTGTCGGTAAAAGAGCCATTGCGATCTTCTTACATCTATTGGGAGGAATTTGCGGCCTGGTGCTACCCTGGGTGCATAACTCTACAGCAAGTCTGatcgtcttcttcttctttcaaGCAAATTTAATCGCTATGGGCCTAACTACAGGGTTTACTGTTGAAGTGTATCCTACGTATTTGAG AGCGATGGCGGTTTGCCTGACGATGATGGTGGGGCGCGGCTCCTCGTTCCTCGTCATCAGCTACGTGGGGGTGCTGATGGAGACTCACTGCGACTACACTTTCTACGGTTTCGGACTCATCGTACTGT CGGGTGCAGTAGTGGGCATGTGGTTGCCATCGGAGGAGAAGCCGGGTTCCGACAGCGCAGGGACCGATTTCAGTGATACACAGTGGACAGTTGAACAAGTCAAGAAGTTCTAG